One genomic segment of Sanyastnella coralliicola includes these proteins:
- a CDS encoding M1 family aminopeptidase, with protein MIKTIISSLFLFSALLGWGQVQTTLQGPYRCHRHCQHGLKSLPADASRSDSLNLIHTELSLDVTEWDLQLLKAHASILVDVLQDDTDRLVFDLEGLTVDSAFIDGNMITTDHENQTLVLFTENILNTGEQVTADIYYSGSPLTDASGWGGVYWQLDHVFNLGVGFEGDPHSYGRVWHPCFDNFAERSTYTIHVLTNEGRTAYSGGLRTETLEVGTDSLLTTWELAESIPSYLASFAVGDYTHEELTFSSTTGEEIPIWLVAEAGNIPNMLTSFQNLIPCLDGFEEAYGPYRWQRIGYVLVPFASGAMEHATNIAYPEFAANGGLGSQTLMAHELAHHWWGDLVTCSTQEDMWINEGMASYCEALFLESLEGYDSYINYVKDNHKDVLQYAHMNDGERLPVSGIGHEHTYGDHVYNKGADIAHTMRTFMGDDYFELMTDFLETYQFEAVSTETLRDFVDPQTDGDMTAFFDGWVFQEGFPEFRITERTITEDNGSYVLDLTVAQFLHYCPDYCENVPVTVSVEQGDEVVEEVVLVGADPVMLTLNLDETPGLITVNRNDELNQACLGEERIVDDGITDFGFAEMRIDLETEGDYFIRIENHWTGADDAVGQPEFSLASDRFWTIYADNDELEMECRARFYGNPDANNYFDPIFFEEMDNANLSEDSLVMVYRPVPGTPWQLVETFDVNTQGNDENYQGYIDFQFEGSGDYAWAYQTGEVSVLNASAERFQLYPNPVTSEILISGNQGRQFEILDASGTLIMSGKINGTINVQELSAGFYFFVTDEGERLEFIKH; from the coding sequence GATCTGCAATTGCTAAAAGCGCATGCCTCAATCTTGGTCGACGTACTGCAAGACGATACTGATCGTCTGGTATTCGATCTAGAAGGCCTAACCGTAGATAGTGCCTTTATCGATGGGAACATGATCACTACCGATCACGAGAACCAAACCTTGGTGCTCTTCACTGAGAACATTCTCAACACAGGAGAACAAGTGACTGCCGACATTTACTATTCAGGTAGCCCATTGACAGATGCTTCCGGATGGGGAGGTGTTTACTGGCAACTAGATCATGTATTCAATCTAGGCGTTGGGTTTGAAGGAGACCCGCACAGCTATGGTCGCGTTTGGCACCCTTGCTTCGACAACTTTGCGGAACGTTCTACCTACACCATTCATGTCTTAACGAATGAAGGAAGAACAGCTTACTCTGGAGGCTTGCGCACAGAAACGTTGGAAGTGGGTACGGATAGTCTCCTCACCACTTGGGAGCTTGCTGAATCGATTCCGAGTTACTTGGCAAGTTTTGCGGTTGGTGATTACACGCATGAAGAATTGACTTTCAGCAGTACCACGGGAGAAGAAATTCCCATCTGGCTCGTTGCCGAAGCTGGGAACATTCCCAACATGTTGACCTCATTCCAGAATCTCATCCCTTGTTTGGATGGGTTTGAAGAAGCTTATGGCCCTTACCGCTGGCAGCGTATTGGGTATGTTTTGGTGCCGTTCGCCTCGGGTGCGATGGAACATGCCACGAACATTGCCTACCCAGAATTTGCTGCGAACGGCGGACTGGGTAGTCAAACCCTTATGGCACACGAACTCGCCCATCACTGGTGGGGTGATCTGGTTACTTGTTCCACACAAGAAGACATGTGGATCAATGAAGGCATGGCCTCATACTGTGAAGCGCTCTTCTTAGAGTCACTAGAAGGATATGATTCTTACATCAACTATGTCAAAGACAACCACAAGGATGTGCTTCAGTACGCGCACATGAACGACGGTGAGCGCTTGCCGGTCTCAGGAATCGGACATGAGCACACGTATGGAGACCACGTCTACAATAAAGGAGCTGACATCGCTCATACCATGCGCACCTTCATGGGAGATGATTACTTCGAACTGATGACAGACTTCCTGGAGACTTATCAGTTTGAAGCAGTTTCTACCGAGACCTTACGTGATTTCGTCGATCCTCAAACCGATGGTGATATGACGGCCTTCTTTGACGGTTGGGTCTTCCAAGAAGGTTTCCCTGAATTCAGAATTACTGAACGTACGATCACAGAAGACAACGGCAGCTATGTGCTGGACTTGACAGTCGCTCAGTTCTTGCATTACTGTCCTGACTACTGCGAGAATGTGCCAGTGACTGTCTCCGTTGAACAAGGAGATGAAGTTGTAGAAGAAGTGGTATTGGTTGGCGCGGATCCAGTGATGCTCACCTTGAACTTGGATGAGACCCCTGGCCTCATTACGGTTAACCGAAACGACGAACTCAATCAAGCATGTCTGGGGGAAGAGCGTATCGTCGATGACGGTATCACTGACTTCGGATTTGCTGAAATGCGCATTGACCTTGAAACCGAAGGCGACTACTTCATCCGCATTGAGAACCATTGGACCGGTGCTGATGACGCTGTAGGCCAGCCCGAGTTCTCGTTGGCTAGCGATCGATTCTGGACCATCTATGCAGACAATGATGAACTTGAAATGGAATGTCGAGCTCGCTTCTACGGTAACCCAGATGCGAACAACTACTTCGACCCTATTTTCTTCGAGGAGATGGATAATGCCAATCTATCGGAGGATAGTTTGGTGATGGTATATCGTCCAGTGCCTGGCACGCCGTGGCAGTTGGTGGAGACCTTTGATGTTAATACTCAGGGAAACGATGAAAATTACCAAGGCTATATCGACTTCCAATTTGAAGGTTCAGGTGACTATGCCTGGGCTTATCAAACAGGTGAGGTTTCTGTTCTAAACGCTAGCGCGGAACGCTTCCAGCTTTACCCGAATCCGGTGACTTCAGAGATTCTTATCTCTGGGAATCAAGGGCGGCAATTCGAGATTCTAGATGCGTCTGGAACACTGATTATGAGCGGAAAAATCAATGGTACGATCAACGTCCAAGAATTGAGTGCTGGGTTTTACTTCTTCGTAACCGATGAAGGAGAACGCCTTGAATTCATCAAGCACTAA